The following coding sequences are from one Halobacteria archaeon AArc-dxtr1 window:
- a CDS encoding sodium:solute symporter family protein yields MSLAVQLAIIVGYMFLALVIGLVAYRVTERTAEDFYLASRTVGTVVLLFTTFATLLSAFTFFAGPNIAYQQGPEWVLVMGLMDGIIFAILWYLVGYKQWLLGQRYDYVTLGEMLGDRFGSRRLRGLVAGVSLLWLFPYVMLQQVGAGTALEALTEGALPYAVGAGLITVFMIAYVVVAGFRGIAWTDTLQGAVMLVTTWVAMLWLLAVVGGPGVATAELGSVEPDFLALGSDYYTPQWMLSTAITIGFGVAMFPQVNQRFFAAGSRTVLKRSFALWPILCVLLFVPSFMIGAWGRGLGVEVPEGGNVLPAVLAEYTPIWFAAIVIAGAMAAMMSSSDSMLLSGSSYFTRDLYRPFVEADLSARREDLLARIGVVAFATAAFVASLYNPATLFELGDAAFSGFAQLALPVLVALYWRGTTRAGITAGIVGSQLFYLASLFTPIPGAYAGWSAGLVGMGLGLVLTIAVSLATAPAADERRALYFEGLSGD; encoded by the coding sequence GTGAGTCTCGCCGTCCAGTTGGCCATCATCGTCGGCTACATGTTCCTCGCATTAGTGATCGGTCTGGTCGCCTACCGCGTCACCGAGCGTACCGCCGAGGATTTCTATCTGGCGAGTCGGACCGTCGGCACCGTCGTGCTTCTCTTTACCACGTTTGCCACCCTGTTATCGGCGTTTACCTTCTTCGCCGGACCGAACATCGCCTACCAGCAAGGTCCCGAGTGGGTGCTCGTGATGGGGCTGATGGACGGGATCATCTTCGCGATCCTCTGGTACCTCGTCGGCTACAAGCAGTGGCTGCTTGGCCAGCGGTACGACTACGTCACACTGGGCGAGATGCTCGGCGACCGGTTCGGATCGAGACGCCTTCGAGGGCTCGTTGCGGGCGTCAGCTTGCTGTGGCTCTTTCCGTACGTGATGCTCCAGCAAGTTGGTGCGGGGACGGCACTCGAGGCGCTGACCGAGGGGGCGCTGCCCTACGCCGTCGGCGCCGGACTGATCACCGTTTTCATGATCGCCTACGTCGTCGTCGCGGGCTTCCGTGGCATCGCCTGGACGGACACGCTCCAGGGTGCGGTGATGCTCGTGACTACCTGGGTTGCGATGCTGTGGCTGCTCGCCGTCGTCGGCGGCCCCGGTGTCGCGACCGCCGAACTCGGCTCGGTCGAACCCGACTTCCTGGCGCTCGGCAGCGACTACTACACGCCCCAGTGGATGCTCTCGACGGCGATCACGATCGGGTTTGGCGTCGCGATGTTCCCGCAGGTCAACCAGCGATTTTTCGCTGCCGGCTCACGGACCGTGCTCAAGCGCTCGTTTGCCCTCTGGCCGATCCTCTGCGTTCTACTGTTCGTCCCCTCCTTCATGATCGGCGCCTGGGGGCGCGGTCTGGGCGTGGAGGTCCCAGAGGGCGGAAACGTCCTCCCAGCCGTGCTCGCGGAGTACACACCCATCTGGTTCGCTGCGATCGTCATCGCTGGCGCGATGGCCGCGATGATGTCCTCTTCGGACTCGATGCTGCTGTCTGGCTCGTCGTACTTCACGCGCGATCTCTACCGACCGTTCGTCGAGGCGGACCTCTCGGCACGACGCGAGGACCTGCTCGCCAGGATCGGGGTCGTCGCCTTTGCAACCGCCGCTTTCGTTGCGAGCCTCTACAACCCGGCGACCCTGTTCGAACTCGGCGACGCCGCGTTCAGCGGCTTCGCCCAACTCGCCTTGCCGGTGCTCGTCGCCCTCTACTGGCGGGGGACGACCCGAGCCGGGATCACCGCCGGGATCGTCGGCAGTCAGCTGTTTTACCTCGCGAGTCTGTTCACCCCGATTCCGGGCGCCTACGCCGGCTGGTCGGCCGGGCTGGTCGGCATGGGACTCGGCCTCGTTCTCACGATTGCCGTCTCTCTCGCGACTGCGCCAGCGGCCGACGAACGTCGGGCACTGTACTTCGAGGGGCTCTCGGGCGACTGA
- a CDS encoding DUF3311 domain-containing protein — translation MTLAERIGWLAVALVLVALAIPWFLWGTSAVVAGFPLWLWWHIGWMILASVVFWIFTKRAWGIGIEPDFERDGSTESSGSNVGGENR, via the coding sequence ATGACTCTTGCTGAGCGCATCGGGTGGCTGGCCGTCGCCCTCGTGCTCGTCGCACTCGCGATCCCCTGGTTCCTCTGGGGCACATCGGCGGTCGTGGCCGGCTTCCCGCTGTGGCTCTGGTGGCACATCGGCTGGATGATACTCGCATCGGTCGTCTTCTGGATCTTCACGAAGCGTGCGTGGGGAATCGGTATCGAACCGGACTTCGAGCGCGACGGGTCGACCGAATCAAGTGGATCCAACGTGGGGGGTGAGAACCGGTGA
- the dnaG gene encoding DNA primase DnaG has translation MDETSKYHIHADVTADGVVERSDVVGAIFGQTEGLLGEELDLRDLRQSQKVGRIDVEIASASGQSHGELTIATSLDKVETATLAAALETIERVGPCRATLEVTGIEDVRAAKRREVVDRATELLRTGFDDTVMSSEEILAEVRQHVRVEDITEFEGAPAGPRVADSDAIIVVEGRADVLTLLKYGIKNAIAVEGTNVPDAVAELTGHRTVTAFLDGDRGGDLILEELAQVGELDYVAFAPSGSSVEDLDHHQLFAALRNKVPYESISEHQEPRSAVAATDGSASPAPAPPADESPSTADESPSTTGRTDGSTSPAPSPKNERDAGPSETTTTRAQTALNDDADTADDGTDGADGDANTAGGDADEPRTVYEHATTVIRAGTDTARFVDAEGKTETDVPAGDAYEALTAADTAPQLLVLDAILGQRLLDLAADRGVERIVARSLGQFTKRPTGVQIHAINDVAEATPE, from the coding sequence ATGGACGAAACGTCGAAATACCACATCCACGCGGACGTGACGGCCGATGGCGTCGTCGAGCGTAGCGACGTCGTTGGCGCGATATTCGGGCAAACGGAGGGACTGCTCGGCGAGGAACTCGACCTGCGGGACTTACGCCAGTCCCAGAAGGTCGGACGGATCGACGTCGAGATTGCAAGCGCCAGCGGCCAGTCGCACGGCGAGTTGACGATCGCGACGAGCCTAGATAAGGTCGAGACAGCGACGCTCGCAGCAGCACTGGAGACGATCGAGCGCGTCGGTCCGTGCCGGGCCACGCTGGAAGTGACCGGCATCGAGGACGTCCGTGCAGCAAAGCGCCGAGAGGTCGTCGACCGAGCAACCGAGCTGTTGCGAACGGGCTTTGACGATACGGTGATGTCCTCCGAGGAGATTCTGGCAGAGGTCCGCCAGCACGTCCGCGTCGAGGATATCACGGAGTTCGAGGGGGCCCCGGCAGGTCCTCGCGTTGCCGACAGCGACGCCATCATCGTCGTCGAGGGGCGTGCAGACGTGCTGACGCTGTTGAAGTACGGCATCAAAAATGCCATCGCGGTCGAGGGGACGAACGTCCCGGATGCGGTGGCTGAGCTCACCGGACACCGGACGGTGACTGCCTTCTTAGACGGCGATCGCGGCGGAGACCTGATTCTCGAGGAGCTGGCCCAGGTCGGGGAGTTAGACTACGTCGCGTTTGCCCCCTCGGGAAGCTCCGTCGAGGATCTAGACCACCACCAGCTGTTCGCTGCGTTGCGAAACAAGGTTCCGTACGAGTCGATTTCGGAGCACCAGGAGCCTCGCTCGGCAGTCGCCGCCACAGACGGAAGCGCCTCACCGGCACCCGCCCCGCCGGCGGACGAGTCACCGTCCACCGCAGACGAGTCACCGTCCACCACAGGGAGGACCGACGGGAGCACCTCGCCGGCACCCAGCCCGAAAAACGAACGCGACGCCGGTCCGAGTGAAACGACAACAACGCGAGCGCAGACAGCGCTCAACGACGACGCCGATACTGCGGATGACGGCACCGACGGTGCGGATGGAGACGCCAACACTGCAGGTGGCGACGCCGACGAACCACGGACCGTCTACGAGCACGCAACGACGGTCATTCGAGCCGGGACCGACACAGCACGGTTCGTCGACGCGGAGGGAAAGACCGAAACCGACGTCCCGGCCGGCGACGCGTACGAGGCGCTCACAGCGGCAGACACCGCGCCACAGCTACTCGTGTTAGACGCGATTCTCGGACAGCGACTCCTCGATCTGGCGGCCGATCGAGGCGTCGAGCGGATCGTCGCCCGATCGCTCGGCCAGTTCACGAAGCGACCTACCGGGGTTCAGATTCACGCGATCAACGACGTCGCAGAAGCCACGCCCGAGTAG
- the mgtE gene encoding magnesium transporter translates to MDSRSTEIQETISMSPEPSDPFTDLPRDKWRDVFFSLPGSVREVLVEDMSRPELETFIDQLDPDEVTDVLGYTDEERREALLATLDSERQEKINFLLSFNPESAAGLMSLDYVTVDASRSFRDATERVRRFEDRTGRIPTIFVTDESELQGELPGVALSVADQETETITDHVQETPHVRYDRDDEDVLEVFQQNRERTVAVLDEEDDILGVIHADDLLTLIEEAKGETLYEFTGVAEEESVLDGPATKVRRRYKWLILNLGTAFMAAAVVGLFEATIAAVAILAAYMPVVAGMGGNAGTQAMAVTVRGISLGQVSLNTGKRVIANEVIAGAVNGLITGVLVATIAIAFSFGEFGVLLGAVIGISMVANLVIAGFFGAITPLMLDRIGFDPATSATIFITTATDVLGFFVFLGLAQAVLL, encoded by the coding sequence ATGGACAGTCGATCGACGGAGATTCAGGAGACGATCTCGATGTCTCCAGAGCCGTCCGACCCATTTACCGACCTGCCGCGAGACAAGTGGCGCGACGTGTTCTTCTCACTTCCGGGGAGCGTCCGAGAGGTGCTCGTGGAAGATATGAGCCGCCCCGAACTGGAAACGTTCATCGATCAGCTCGATCCCGACGAAGTCACGGACGTGCTCGGGTACACCGACGAGGAGAGGCGCGAGGCACTACTCGCGACCCTCGACAGCGAGCGCCAGGAGAAAATCAACTTTCTGCTGTCGTTCAACCCCGAAAGCGCGGCCGGACTAATGAGCCTCGATTACGTTACCGTCGACGCGAGCCGGTCATTTCGCGATGCAACCGAGCGCGTTCGGCGCTTCGAAGACCGAACGGGGCGGATACCGACGATCTTCGTCACCGACGAAAGTGAACTCCAGGGGGAGCTACCGGGAGTGGCGCTGTCAGTGGCCGACCAGGAGACCGAGACGATCACTGATCACGTACAGGAGACACCCCACGTCAGGTACGACCGTGACGACGAGGACGTACTCGAGGTGTTTCAGCAGAACCGCGAGCGCACCGTCGCCGTCCTCGACGAGGAAGACGACATTCTCGGCGTGATCCACGCCGACGACCTGCTGACGCTAATCGAAGAGGCGAAAGGCGAAACACTCTACGAGTTCACCGGCGTCGCCGAAGAAGAGAGCGTTCTCGACGGCCCGGCGACGAAGGTGCGCAGGCGGTACAAGTGGCTGATCCTCAACCTCGGAACGGCGTTCATGGCGGCCGCAGTCGTCGGGTTGTTCGAAGCGACGATCGCAGCCGTCGCCATACTGGCTGCGTACATGCCGGTCGTCGCTGGTATGGGAGGGAACGCGGGAACGCAGGCGATGGCGGTCACCGTTCGGGGCATCTCGCTGGGACAGGTATCGCTCAACACCGGCAAACGCGTCATCGCCAACGAAGTGATCGCCGGAGCCGTCAACGGGCTCATCACCGGTGTGCTCGTCGCCACCATCGCGATCGCCTTCTCCTTCGGCGAGTTCGGGGTTTTGCTCGGCGCCGTCATCGGGATTTCGATGGTCGCGAACCTGGTCATTGCGGGCTTTTTCGGCGCGATCACCCCACTGATGCTCGACCGGATTGGATTCGATCCGGCAACCTCCGCGACGATTTTCATCACCACGGCAACCGATGTGCTGGGCTTTTTCGTCTTCCTCGGACTAGCCCAGGCGGTCTTGCTGTGA
- a CDS encoding DUF92 domain-containing protein, with protein MTAPVRRAGIFAALCTLSLVLPLFGPLVAAALAAVVVLGALSITDGPLFDLLAYPEDYEDERLYGLITFVLALGAFGLLTEVLSVPVAIFVGAVFLVGFGNVAEQLVRIRIEHGVRSVVAFCIVGTVAAVVGQLTTLWIVGDGLTDALPIALFLAASGALLAALLRDVLFLYDDPVVMLSVGLLLWLLAELEPVIGTVELLVALAVTVLLGYASYALETASIAGMLTGVLLGLLTIVLGGYSWFVVLISFFAIGGLSTKFRYDEKASRGVAEQNDGARGSGNVLGNAAVAIAAVLGYEASSAGMLPGAPELFLFAFAGSVATAMSDTLSSEIGSVFDEPRLITTLEPVEPGTDGGITWQGSLAGLVGATVVAIIAVSFFEEVTAIGALVIVAAGVTGMLVDSLLGATLEGSFLGNQGVNFLATLAGAVVCALLVISVATLG; from the coding sequence GTGACGGCTCCCGTTCGACGAGCAGGGATCTTCGCTGCGCTCTGTACGCTCTCGCTCGTCCTTCCACTGTTTGGCCCGCTGGTCGCCGCGGCGCTGGCAGCGGTCGTCGTCCTCGGGGCGCTCTCGATTACCGATGGCCCGCTGTTCGATCTCCTCGCCTATCCGGAGGACTACGAGGACGAGCGCCTCTATGGGTTGATCACGTTCGTTCTCGCACTCGGCGCGTTTGGGCTACTCACCGAGGTACTCTCCGTGCCGGTCGCCATCTTCGTCGGCGCGGTCTTTCTGGTCGGCTTCGGCAACGTTGCCGAGCAGCTGGTCCGGATCCGAATCGAACACGGCGTTCGATCGGTCGTCGCATTTTGCATCGTTGGCACCGTCGCCGCCGTCGTCGGCCAGCTCACCACGCTCTGGATCGTCGGTGACGGCCTCACGGACGCGCTTCCGATCGCCCTCTTCCTCGCGGCCAGTGGGGCGTTACTCGCCGCACTGTTGCGCGACGTCCTCTTTCTGTACGACGATCCGGTGGTGATGCTCTCGGTCGGCTTACTGCTCTGGTTGCTCGCCGAGCTCGAACCGGTTATCGGGACCGTCGAGTTACTCGTTGCGCTCGCGGTCACCGTTTTGCTTGGGTACGCCTCCTATGCGCTCGAGACCGCCTCGATTGCGGGGATGCTCACCGGCGTCTTGCTCGGCCTGCTCACGATCGTCCTCGGGGGCTACAGCTGGTTCGTCGTCTTGATCTCGTTTTTCGCCATCGGCGGCCTCTCAACGAAGTTCCGGTACGACGAGAAGGCATCCCGCGGCGTCGCCGAGCAAAACGACGGTGCTCGCGGCAGCGGAAACGTCCTCGGTAACGCCGCGGTGGCGATCGCCGCCGTCCTCGGCTACGAAGCCAGTTCGGCGGGGATGCTCCCTGGCGCACCCGAGCTGTTCCTCTTTGCCTTCGCAGGCTCGGTCGCGACCGCGATGAGCGACACGCTCTCGAGCGAGATCGGGAGCGTCTTCGACGAGCCGCGGCTGATAACCACGTTAGAGCCGGTCGAACCCGGGACCGACGGCGGAATCACCTGGCAGGGATCTCTCGCGGGCCTCGTTGGTGCGACAGTCGTCGCCATCATCGCCGTCTCGTTCTTCGAGGAGGTCACCGCGATCGGTGCGCTCGTCATCGTGGCGGCCGGCGTCACCGGGATGCTCGTCGACAGCCTCCTCGGGGCGACGCTCGAAGGATCTTTCCTCGGCAATCAGGGCGTCAACTTCCTGGCGACGCTGGCCGGCGCAGTCGTCTGTGCGTTGCTCGTGATCTCGGTGGCGACACTGGGATGA
- a CDS encoding PAS domain-containing protein, producing MISLTLLFASDPSYDEDLIHYLESQSEFDVLTARTGAETLALLDRADVDVLLFGRDLPDMDAETLLDRTQTRDPLLPTVFLSDGEYTLGDADRAPHPTTVVQMQRADAPEQVRDRITTLVQCLRGDQFFLDDSPERTSLSRMTDGFYALDSDWQFTSVNEYAETLLQKSAADLIGCNVWNAFPETTDTILYEKYTTAVETGTTSEFEFYHEPLETWFHVTAYPSGDGLSVYFGDITDEILLSQAVDVADLGIIITDPHQSDNPIIYVNQGFEALTGYSGAEALGRNCRFLQGIQTDPDTVSKLRRAIDRREPVTVELINYRKNGTPFWNRLQVTPVFDVNGSLTHFIGFQQDVTTHVEERQRAEMFQRLLRHNLRNSMNVILGQAVHLAETTELDTAQLAPIFEHGGSLLRASDRVRDTDTLLERVRVETTTSVGLTTLCETAATSVSDSYPNAEITTDVPADVRVLGPDALQVVFEELLENAVKHADHPSPSATVTADLDTQRRPDGTDRPIVRVSVIDSGPLLTDQEKTTLLGREETALQHGSGLGLWLVQWLVTMAGGSVTVSEHAAGGNEITVTLLRAD from the coding sequence ATGATCTCGCTCACTCTCCTGTTTGCCTCTGACCCCTCCTATGACGAAGATCTAATACACTATCTCGAATCTCAATCCGAGTTCGACGTCCTCACTGCCCGAACGGGCGCGGAAACGCTCGCGTTGCTCGATCGCGCCGACGTCGACGTCCTCCTGTTCGGTCGCGATCTGCCCGACATGGACGCCGAGACGCTACTCGATCGAACGCAGACCCGAGACCCACTTCTCCCCACGGTCTTTCTCTCTGACGGTGAGTACACGCTCGGCGACGCCGACCGAGCACCCCATCCGACGACGGTCGTACAGATGCAACGCGCCGACGCACCGGAGCAGGTCCGCGATCGAATTACGACGCTCGTCCAGTGTCTCCGCGGGGACCAGTTCTTCTTAGACGACTCCCCGGAACGGACCAGCCTCAGCCGGATGACGGACGGATTCTACGCGCTCGATTCCGACTGGCAGTTTACCTCGGTAAACGAGTATGCTGAGACGCTGCTACAGAAATCCGCGGCAGACCTGATTGGGTGCAACGTCTGGAACGCGTTCCCCGAGACGACCGATACCATCCTCTACGAGAAGTACACCACCGCCGTAGAGACTGGCACGACCAGCGAGTTCGAGTTCTATCACGAACCGCTCGAAACGTGGTTCCACGTCACCGCCTATCCGTCTGGCGACGGTCTCTCGGTCTACTTCGGCGATATCACCGACGAGATCCTTCTCTCTCAGGCAGTGGACGTGGCAGACCTGGGGATCATCATTACCGATCCCCACCAATCCGATAATCCGATCATCTACGTCAACCAGGGGTTCGAAGCACTCACAGGGTACTCGGGGGCGGAGGCCCTCGGGCGGAACTGCCGGTTTCTCCAGGGGATTCAGACCGATCCAGACACCGTTTCGAAACTTCGACGGGCGATCGATCGCCGTGAGCCGGTCACGGTCGAACTCATCAACTACCGGAAAAACGGCACGCCCTTCTGGAACCGCCTCCAGGTCACCCCGGTGTTCGACGTAAACGGCTCGCTGACGCACTTCATCGGCTTCCAACAGGACGTAACGACCCACGTAGAAGAACGGCAACGAGCGGAGATGTTCCAGCGCCTGTTGCGTCACAACCTCCGCAACAGCATGAACGTCATCCTCGGACAGGCCGTCCACCTTGCGGAGACGACCGAGCTCGATACGGCGCAGCTGGCCCCGATTTTCGAACACGGAGGGAGCCTCCTTCGGGCCTCTGATCGGGTCCGCGACACCGACACCCTGCTCGAACGCGTTCGAGTGGAGACGACCACCTCGGTGGGGCTTACTACCCTCTGTGAGACGGCGGCCACGTCCGTATCGGATTCGTATCCGAACGCCGAGATTACGACGGACGTCCCGGCCGACGTCCGCGTGCTCGGACCGGACGCACTCCAGGTCGTCTTTGAGGAACTCCTCGAGAACGCCGTCAAACACGCCGATCACCCGTCGCCGTCGGCGACCGTCACCGCGGACTTGGACACCCAGCGGCGTCCCGACGGCACCGACCGGCCGATTGTTCGCGTGTCTGTGATCGATTCCGGCCCGCTACTGACCGACCAGGAGAAGACCACGCTGCTCGGGAGAGAGGAGACCGCGCTCCAGCACGGGAGCGGACTGGGCCTATGGCTCGTCCAGTGGCTCGTCACCATGGCTGGCGGCTCGGTCACGGTCTCAGAGCACGCAGCCGGTGGCAACGAGATCACGGTGACGCTCCTGCGGGCCGACTGA
- a CDS encoding undecaprenyl diphosphate synthase family protein codes for MGLYERYLAYQIRRHEGDTPDHVALVLTERDLLEDGAYETLTRCFEWAFEYASRVTVYVSVLDAAAVPALREELETVETPREVAVRGPEDRTPADAPIQIGIGLGGKHEFTSAVRTLSERVESGDLEPGEIETEHVEDNLVFPDEPDLVIKTGAERLSDFMIWQSVYSELYFTDVNWRDLRKRDFLRAVREFCNRSRRFGQ; via the coding sequence GTGGGACTGTACGAACGGTACCTGGCGTATCAGATTCGCCGACACGAGGGGGACACCCCCGATCACGTTGCCCTGGTCCTTACGGAACGGGATCTACTCGAGGACGGGGCCTACGAGACGCTCACGAGGTGTTTCGAGTGGGCCTTCGAGTACGCCTCGCGAGTGACGGTGTACGTAAGCGTCTTAGACGCCGCGGCCGTCCCGGCACTGCGCGAGGAGCTCGAGACAGTCGAGACCCCCCGAGAGGTGGCGGTCCGCGGCCCGGAAGATCGGACGCCGGCAGATGCGCCGATCCAGATCGGCATCGGACTCGGCGGGAAACACGAGTTTACGAGTGCCGTCAGAACGCTGTCCGAACGCGTCGAATCGGGCGATCTCGAGCCCGGAGAGATCGAAACTGAGCATGTCGAGGACAATCTCGTCTTTCCCGACGAACCCGACCTCGTGATCAAGACCGGTGCCGAACGCCTCTCGGATTTCATGATCTGGCAATCGGTCTACTCGGAGCTGTACTTCACCGACGTCAACTGGCGCGACCTTCGGAAACGTGACTTCCTGCGCGCCGTCCGAGAGTTTTGCAACCGTTCGCGTCGGTTCGGGCAGTAG
- the uppS gene encoding polyprenyl diphosphate synthase: MKRWLRRRVDWVYERMLSRELSGAPTHVAVIQDGNRRYARKQGEDAPDGHRAGAETTERVLEWCQDVGVEELTLYTFSTENFDRPDEQNEALFDLLCEKLRSFADADRVHDNEVCIRALGDVSLLPERVRDAVEYAESRTEAYDQFVLNVALAYGGRSELLCAARNVATEVDAGELDPGEIDVDRIESQLYDSPVRDVDLIIRTGGDERTSNFLPWHANGNEAAVFFCTPYWPEFSKADFLRGIRTYEHREASWRRTRARRALALLGALGDVELVEARSTVARFRDSLPISERPDAEDVEAPDASGQAAD, from the coding sequence ATGAAGCGGTGGCTCCGCCGGCGTGTGGACTGGGTGTACGAGCGTATGCTCTCTCGGGAGCTCTCCGGCGCACCGACTCACGTCGCCGTGATTCAGGACGGGAACCGTCGGTACGCTCGCAAGCAAGGCGAGGACGCACCGGACGGCCACCGAGCCGGCGCGGAGACGACCGAGCGCGTCCTCGAATGGTGCCAGGACGTCGGCGTCGAGGAGCTCACCCTGTACACCTTCTCGACGGAGAACTTCGACCGCCCGGACGAGCAAAACGAGGCACTCTTTGACCTCCTCTGTGAGAAGCTTCGGTCGTTCGCCGACGCCGACCGCGTCCACGACAACGAGGTCTGTATCCGCGCGCTCGGCGACGTCTCTTTGCTGCCCGAACGCGTCCGCGACGCTGTCGAGTACGCCGAGTCGCGAACCGAAGCCTACGACCAGTTCGTGTTGAACGTCGCGCTGGCCTATGGCGGTCGCTCGGAGCTACTCTGTGCCGCCCGAAACGTCGCCACGGAGGTCGACGCCGGCGAGCTAGATCCGGGGGAGATCGACGTCGACCGGATCGAATCTCAGCTCTACGATAGCCCCGTCCGTGACGTCGATCTGATCATCCGAACCGGCGGCGACGAGCGCACCTCGAACTTCCTGCCGTGGCACGCAAACGGCAACGAGGCCGCTGTCTTCTTCTGTACGCCCTACTGGCCGGAGTTTTCGAAGGCCGACTTCCTGCGCGGGATTCGAACCTACGAACACCGCGAGGCATCCTGGCGACGTACCCGTGCCAGACGGGCACTGGCGCTTCTGGGTGCTCTCGGCGACGTCGAACTTGTCGAGGCACGCTCGACCGTCGCCCGCTTTCGAGACTCGCTGCCGATTTCCGAACGACCGGACGCAGAGGACGTCGAGGCGCCCGATGCGAGCGGACAGGCCGCCGATTAG
- a CDS encoding DUF5778 family protein produces MEDAIDTDLYERTKALLEPGEIELNGAIVHTPYGGSEDVQMMQATIDVGDIIAEHSGYDSTDCYVHSGNDDPDFSSNQHQGLSLEDESFVWECQQLLRNGTFEIVIYYEASADHEAILADIRELGYDVTGVEGE; encoded by the coding sequence ATGGAAGACGCTATCGATACGGATCTCTACGAGCGGACGAAGGCCTTGCTCGAGCCCGGCGAGATCGAGTTGAACGGCGCCATCGTCCACACGCCCTACGGCGGTAGCGAGGACGTCCAGATGATGCAGGCGACGATCGATGTCGGCGACATCATCGCCGAGCACTCGGGCTACGATTCGACGGACTGCTACGTTCACTCCGGCAACGACGACCCCGACTTCTCCTCGAATCAACACCAGGGGCTGAGCTTAGAAGACGAGTCGTTCGTCTGGGAGTGCCAGCAGCTGCTGCGAAACGGGACGTTCGAAATCGTGATCTACTACGAGGCGAGCGCAGACCACGAGGCGATTCTGGCGGACATCCGTGAGCTGGGCTACGACGTGACCGGCGTCGAAGGGGAGTAG